The following DNA comes from Mesoplodon densirostris isolate mMesDen1 chromosome 9, mMesDen1 primary haplotype, whole genome shotgun sequence.
ATTCAGCTCTTGTTTTCTCTCACCCATTTGATTTTTCTCATACTCTTCCAGATAATTACAGTAGAAATGAAATTATCACCCAGCAAATGATGTGGCAATATGTGTGCAAGGTTGATCTTGGGAAACcaataagacaaaaaaataaaaataataaatcccaATCAGGTCTTTTTATTTAACATAAGGCCAAAGAAGCTATCAGGCGTTGCTGAATACTGTCCACTAACTGTACAAAATATTGACTGCATGCCTCGCAAACACCAAAATATCCGCTGGAATGCCATAGAAATAAATAACTTCTGCtataaacacatgaaaacataTCAAACTGTTATCTCTTTAAACATattgtaaataaaaaaattaccagTACTTCTAcacaataaatattaagaaaccaTTGACATAGTTGAAATGCACTCATATAAATTAACAACTTTAATTACATTAGCCAAACAGACATTGGTTAAAGAACTGCATGTagtatgccaaaaaaaaaaccaaaaaaaaaaaaaccaaaataaaaatccaaataaaacaaacaaacaaacaacataaaCCACAGAAcataaaaggttttaaaacaaaacaggctTCAGATTATCTTGGCtttcataattatatttttcttttaaagaaaaatatcaacccATTGTCAATGCACTGTTTTTCAAAGCATTTAAATAGAGGGTAAACCCCATCGGAAATTAATACAGAAGAAATGATTCACTTtatgcataaaaaataaataataatgtagcTGAGACATGTGGTTTGCTTCTGCTCTTGAAGACGTGAACAGCTTCTAAGCATTAATTTTTCTCTGACCCATACAACAGCTTCTCAGTGATAAAGGGTTTAATTTAAACACACACAGTGTCCACCCCCAAGACTTCTGCCCACTTCTacaagtttcatttattgtgtaggTTTTCAGGGTGACTAAGTTTTCTCTACCTTGAAAAGGGAAGTCGCCAAAAGGCCCACAGGAAATCATTTTATCAAGTGAACATGATAATTTGAATCTAAGCTTAATACCTTCTCTGATTTTTAGAGTCATCTTGATGTCCAATCCCACGAGGGTGACAAAAAATTCACTTGCTCTATCTAAGAGGAGAAGGTAGGTAATCTCCTTAAAATCAGAGTGTGGAATCAATCTTAAATAAGTATGAAATTGGTTGATCTTCAGGGACAAGAAAATCCCAACTCAGTGTGCCAGAATTCACCTTactttttggaaaagaaaagaaaagaaaatgttaatccGATCTACAACATATTTATcattctcaaaaaatatttggtaATAAAGGCTTTTCAGAGCTTTGAAGATTGGTGTGGGTAGATTTTTAAAAGCCTAGAGATGGCCCTACAGAAAGAGTAGAGAGATGCAAAGATCAGATGAAGCCACACTTGTTTTAGGAAAGCAGACAAGGAAGACCCAATCTGGTagaatttaaaagctttttcttttgaCCTCATGTTATTCCATGAAAAGTGTGGCTGTTCGCAGAGCTGCATAACTTCCAAGATTATTAAAGATAGTagtaatttatcattttatttcaagACCGTATACacttaatgaaatattttggtTAAAGTTCAAAGATGtgtaatttaatataaatgaaatcttCTCATTAAAATATTGTCATATGGAATATCATTTAGCTCTGCTTCTAATTACTGTGGCCACTCATCAAACTCCATCGTACCTTCAGTAGGTCCAGGACTTAAAGGCTTTAGTAGATGGCATATGTGTTTGAGACGAATGGAAGCCACAAAGGGGGATCAGctgtttttttaacctctttttgCTTTGGCTGTTGCCTGGGCCAGCTCTGTTATCACACAGTGAACTACGACTTGGTTTCCCAGGCTATTTACAGGTTCCCATTAGTTCCAGTGCCAAAAAAAGAGGCAGTTCAAAAAGCCCTCCAACCTCTAGACTTTAGTAAATATAGCCAGGTAATAACATTAAATCTGCCTCCATACAGCCTAGTGTGATAGCAGACTGATCTGGTCTATTTCTCAAGAAGAGCTAAACCACCTTGAGTAATATTTGGTTTCtcatggatattttattttcctactattaatatttttaaaaaatctatgaatTGACATAGGGCTGAAAGCTTCAATATTTTGCAAAATGCTAATAATATAATTTTCTGAATTAGACTTTGTTTTTCCAATTTTTGCAAACTTCAAACAAGTCAGTACAAATAaagttctgtatttttaaaagcacataaaTGAATAGCTTCTGATCTAGGCAAGCTAAATACTGTAGAATAAATTAGTAACAATTTAGCTTTAAGCATGTActttgatatttataaaacaaagtggtttttgttttttgttttttttccttcttgcatCCAAATCAACGCATACCTATCTATACATCAAGAGTTTTGCCTGTAAATTAAAATATTCGCAATTTTGACTACTGCCCCCCCATCCCTGCTCTCCATCCTTTTCCTTACTCCTACTCTCTTAAACACCTTTCCCcaaattatttatcattttactaGTTACAACATGATAATTGAGCCCAGCTGTGCAGGTAGTATTTCTCACAACCAGGCcttaatcataaaaaaaaaaaaaaaaaaaaaaaaaaaaacaaaacccaaaacacaacCACCTCTTTTATCCTGACCTAAAGGTTAATTTCTGTCTGAAAAGCTTCTGATTTAAGATTGATTCCAACAGATAATATATATGTTATCCAAAAATAATCAGCCTAGATTGAACATgagtttcctgttttgttttcccaGCGGGGAGTAAATAACTTGTAGAATGGGGGTGGAGGACAAGAAAGAGGAGGGAATTGGATCCCTGTACATTGAAAGAGGGTCTTGTTGAATATTCACTGGAATTCCGAGGCTTTTTCCCATCCAAATTTCTGAAATGTGCCCACCTAGTTCAGAGTAAAAGCAAAAACGATAGCCTATCCTTCTTAAAAATACTGTGTTTTGCACACAAACATTCATTGCtttaagaacattaaaaaatgacaGCCTGAAGtgcttaaaatgtgtatggacaCGATGCgccacatgtatacatacacacagacatgcaTGTGCCCGAgcactgtatatatacacatacaagcATGGAGCGTTCCGTGAATCTGATTGAACTTGATAGCCAACAGTGTACAACTACTGTACATCCAGTATGAAATGTCCTGTTTCATGGATGTAAAAGGAGTCAAAAAACCAAACTTCTCAGGTCTTTCAAGCCTGAACACAATCCACCTTACTCAACCTTGGATCCCAACCCCTGACTCATCGACGGTGAATGATACCAACCACAGACAGACTGTTTAAAGGCTCACACAAATGTCTTTGGtgtatgtgtctattttttaaggtacaaaataataataataattagaattataataataaaaatagctatttTGTGTGCTGTAGCAGTTCTTTTATAGCTCACATTAAGTGCAGCTCAGaacccgccccgccccacccaaagaaaatacttgttaaataagGATTAGACAGGTCGAACACCATTGTAGTGCAAATAGTaaacgattaaaaaaaaaacacaacatttaCAAAATATAGAAATGTTTGGATCCAACAGATGGACAAACATATTCCTTTCAAGTATCTCtccttgaagaaaataaaaattaatcaggTTACTTCCAATACAAAAAagtctctcttttttgttctctctcAGGTAAACAGTTTCAAACCTATTAGGTTGCATAGTTCTAATATCATAAGCACCTTAACGAAATGTAACTTGGTATCTTTTATCCTTGATCTTTCACGCTTCCCATTCttgttctcaattttttttttcatgttggtttttgttttgttgtggaaGTGGTGCAGAAAAAGGTGTGACCACCTGCACACTAGTGTTCTTTTACcagaatgtgtgtgtgcgtgtgtgtgtgtgtggtgtggaaATGCCTGTGTGTGGTGTCTGTAtggtgtgtgtgtccatgtgtgggGGGTGTGCATGTCTTTGTGCAgcatgtgtgtgtgctgtgtgatgtatgtgtctgtgtgtgtatccgTGTGTGTGGTgggctgtgtgtgtttgtgtgcggttgtgtctttgtgtgtgtgcatgggctGATATACACAGAGAGAGGGTCACACAGACATACCTTACGACCTGGGTTACTGGGTGGGAAAGTGCCTATAACTGGCCCTTTCAAACTCATGGCTTTCTAGATGCTATTTGGGTTGTGTCAGCCCACATTACTGCAGACCGGACAGGTTGACTTCGAGGCTCATACCGAAAGGGAACCGAAAAGGAGAGGACAATATTCCCATTTGAGCAATTGCTCTCACCCCTTGAACGCTGGAGGGAGAAGTGATGGGCACCCCattttccctctccccccacattcCCACCTCCTTCACTGTTTCATCTCTGAGCCCTGGCTAAGGAATTTCCCCACATCTTCCTTCATCTGCTTCAGGtttagtttttagtttgttttttttttaaatttctattcttCCGGTTGTTTCAGTCAGAAACCTTAAACATGTCTTCATGTCGCCACTGTCTTCTCCGGACCATCTTGCTCCCGTCCCCCCTGGGCTGGGGCTCTATGAGCACCCACACTCCTCCACGATCATGTTCTGGATGTCCTTTTTGATGATGTTCTGACCGTCATCATAGTACAACATGGACATGGGTCTCAGCTTGGTGGGCACACAGCACGACTTGAGGTTGGCAAAGGGGCTGTGACCTCGCATGCGGTAGTGGTTGATGACCGTCGAGTGAAAGGAGAGCGATGAGCCCGACGTTCCCGCTATGTGGCTGGGGCACTCACCCTCGCAGTAGTTGGCGTGATAGCCAGAAGGAGCGATGATCCAGTCATTCCAGCCAATGTCCTTGAAACTAACAAAGAACTGTTTCTTACAGCAGATGTTGACCTTGCCGTCACACTCCAAGCCCCGCCGCCGGCGCCGGTGAGGGTGGTCTTCAGACTGGCGGGCCTGCAGCATGAGGAAAGGTCTGTGCGACTGTTCCTTCTCCTCGTCCCCTCCCGCCCCTCCTTCTCCGtccctcttcttcccttccccctcctcttctctcttcttcttcttgcccAGGAGCACCAGGCTGGCGCCGGTCTCGTGGCACTGATCACAGGCAATCCGAATGTCCAGGGAGCTCTTGCCCTGGTCCAGCAACCGCTGGATGCAGCTGGAGACGGGGAAGATGTGCCAGGTGCTCTTCCGAGCATCCACCACCTTCTCTGATATCAACACTTCATTCCTCTCCCCCATTAAGCCCACTTCCTCGGCCTCCTCCCCTGCGTCCCAGACGCCCTGCGGGTGCTTCTGCTGTTGAAAAAGATGGATGGTGACTTTGGTCCGGGTCCTGTTGGCCTTGGGGACTTTCAAGAAGAGCCATATTTCTGCACGCTCCACCACGGACAGGTCACTGCCTTCTTTGGAAATCTCAAAGTGCAGCGTCTTCCTGGCTGTGCCTGAGGACGAAACAGCACAAGAGAGAGCAGGGATACGGTTAGTTCTGGGTTTCATGGCCACTCCCTAATTTCAGGCAAGCATGGGGGCCTCTGCTACAGACCCTCTCCAACCGGGCTCCTGAAATGAAGGCCCACAGATCTTAAGGACGGTTTTGACATTTTTAAACAGTTGAAGAAAACTAGGATgctgtgacatgtgaaaattatatgaaatttaaatttcagtgccCATAAAGTTTTACTGGCCCACAGCTAGGCTCATTTCTTTATAGGTTGTCTACAGCTGCTTTTGCACTAGAACTTGGATTTGAGGAGCCGTGACAGACAGCGTCCGTCTGGCCCACAAAGCTTAAGtgatttactctctggccctttccaGAGAAAGTTTGTCAACTCTTGCTCTAGAAAGAAGAGAGTCTGGATCTGAGTGTGTCTGGGAGACTGGGTCTGTGAACTAACGAACATAACCTCAGTTTCatcttttataaaatgggaatgacatAGTGACATTTGACCCATTATCCTGTAGGTTTGGAAGGACCCAGTGGGATAACATAGATGAAGACACACTATAAACTCTAGCAAGCTGTGGAAATACTATTATCCCCAACacaaatatgcacacacacacacaccctgctgtGTAAGTCTGCATGGCGTGTACCCACAGAGCTAGCCTACTCTTCCTCCTCGGCCACAACCCACTCCACACCCCATCATTCCTTTCCCGGGTCACTGCAACAGCCTTTTCTTTTATGTGCAAGCAGCCAGGCCGGCATGGAGTCAGGCCCCCTCTCCCATCATTTCTCCATTAAGCAGGTAAAGAGATCTTTCCCATAGGTATATCTGTTTGCATCACTTGTTCCTTCCAATCCTTCACTGAGTTCGTGTTGCCCTCAGTATAAAACAGAAACTGCACAGAACTCTGGGCTCTGCCTGAGCGGCTCCTGCCTTCCAGTTCAGCTGTCTCCCACTGCCCCATGCTCATGGTACAGCCACGCAGCATGAGCATCTCATACAATCTCTCACCTCCAGGCAGTGACACTTGCTGTTCTTTCTGCCGAGAAGACCCCTGCCCCCAAAACACCATCCTCAGTGGCTGCCCTTAATAAGGTTTCAGTTTTCAGACAGGACGACCCTCTTCCTAAGCCCACCTCTGACATCTCCACCCACACCCCCCGCCAGTCTAGCTTAGGACGCCCCAGGTCTGAGGTCCTGTCTGTGTCCCTCACTGTCATAGCCCAGAATGTAGCAGAAAGTAGGCAATTACTTGCTTCCTTATTAACACATGGAGGCGCCCTTAGCACTGAGTTAGATGAAGAGATCCATCTCCTACCCCTGACATTCCCCAGACCACTGCCGGCATGTACCTGCTTCCCACTCTGAGTACACGCATCCCGAGGTCCAAATCTGACAACCATCTGAAAGTTCATCTTAGAACTCACAGCTCcctggggagtggtggtggtggtggggtctcCCTGCCTGGATTTCTATAGCGAACGGAAACCCAGCCATACTTATCACTCGCAGCCCTGAGATGTTTACGGTACTATAAATTTTAGGCCTGGTTTCAAGTTCTCTGCGGCAGAAAGCAGGCTCTTCTGTGCATGGCGAGCTGTAGATTCTGTTCTTAATTTAACACACTCTGCACAGTGTGATTGTGCTAGTGGTACATTCACGGAGGCCGGGGCCGAGAAGGTTTGCATAGGAAAGGTGCTCCGGCATCTCTGTATAAACTTGCGAGGACACTGGCCCTGATGGCCGTGGTGGTGAGGGGTAGACCTCGCATCTCTGGGGGGAGTTGAAATGAATCATGAAGTTAGGTTTATGATTAGATCACCAGAGCGGGGAGCAGTCAGAGGAGGAAACTGTCTTTTTTTAGGAAgcatgatgactttttttttttttttccaaaatgggaATCCAGTACTCTCCTTTGCTAAAAAAACGGCGGGGTGgagggggggggtggggggagggggatggtcGTTATTGTTTGTCTTCTAAGAAAGCAAAAGAGGAGAGTGCAGGAGACCGAGCTTCATCATTTAAATCTAAAAAGACGGTCGGCTGTAGACTTAACGTGGTAGGGTCCTGCCGAGACCGGAGGAAAAAGCTGCCAGAAGCTGCCCTAGGCTCTGCGAACCGGCCCGGAGGAGAGTGTGGTCCCCTCCAGCTCCGGCACATCCGCCCTGCTCCACGGAGGATGTTAACAAGCTCCCCGCTGTTCTCCCTTCTGCTTccgcctccaccccaccccccggccgGCTTCTGAAACCCTAAACCGCACAGGGTGCCACTCTAAAGACAAAGATGTAGTAGCTGCAAAATTAGAGAAGCCAGAGGCCACaaggttctgttttgtttttctaggaAAGAGTGTGAAACGGAAGAGTCTGTCCGTCCCCAGGCTGGGAGAGCCCTCTGGGTTTGACGTAACTCATTCCCACAGGCTCTGCTCTGCTGTAACTCGTGCTTGCCAGTGGGGCGCTGAGGGTGAAGGGAGATGGTCCCCGGGTAATGAGAGGGTCCAGGCGGCAGGGTGGACCCACCCACACCGGACTCTCCTGGAATAAAATCCAGAGAAGTCTACACATGCTGGGAGGAGGTGGTGAGATGCTCACTGGCCGACCTGTACCAGCGACAGCGCGTGCAAATGGCCTTTGGAGGGTCAGCGAGGCCGAGGCCCCTTGCTTCCAGGAACAGCCTGCAGGGCGGCCCCTCATTTCACAAGAGCTGGTTTCTAACGCAAGATATGCCTCCGCTCCTTCACAGGCAGCCGTACTTGGAAGCAAATGATTTAGTGTTCCTGAGAGAGGATTGTACAAAGAGAGTCCTCATTAGAGGGGGCTCAATGTGTCAGGTGCTGTTATATTAGGATCACAGAGTCATCCTAAAATGACTTTCATCGTGGTCCTGGCTGGTAATTAACTGCATGGCATCGCCTGCGTACTGGGAAGAGGCACCGTGCTGAAATAGGCATCGGTTTAATGATCTGAGCAGAAAGACTCGGTTCCCAGTATTTGCCTCCACTGCCTGCGTACGGATCTCTCCCCCATATTTCTGACATTTGGATTTTCCCCCTACTAATTGACATGCCTGTCGCCTCCTTCTCCTGGTGTCCATTTCTGGAACTGCTATTTGTATATTGCATGAGGTTttatcagggaaaaaaaataaaactgagatcCAATTTCACGAACATGCTGTTGCCATAATGCTCAGGAGAACGGGGGGAAGAGAGATTCAAGGCTTCCTAATGTCTACCTTACATGCAGGTACATTTTCAAAGTTCTATTGTATTCTGACTTATTCAGCAGtgcatagttttttttcttttacatctagCTTTCATTGCAGAAGGGGGTGGGGAAAATGAGACAGCTAGACGCTGGATGGAATTCATATATACCAGGGCTGTAGGTCTCAGAAAGATATTACAACCCTCAAATTTCTTAGGCATGAGAAATAGAAGTAGTCACTTgattatatttgctttatctgTGTTTTACCTGAGATAGACGGCTATACTGCAGTGATGCTTTCAGGATGCTCCAATCCTCAAATCTCTACGCACAGCAACTCGAAAAATGGAAGGAGGTTGCCTAAGGCTGAGGTGTTTAGGATCAATTGCTAGTCAGTTTCAGGTTTGACTTAAATATCTCCTGCTATAAAATCTCGGAATGGAAGTCTTCCCATAGTGCTTTGTGGTACAGCATCAGTTTATACAGGTGTGCACTGGGTTCCTACACTGTTGCCTACCTATCTAGATATAGCTGGAGGCTTTGCTAACCTTTCATTACCTACTCTCTGATAATATTCTTTTCGTCCTctgctatttttttctctcccgAGGCTTGTGAGCAAGGCTTGTATCACAGCCTGATCCGCCTGAGTAATTCACTAAGAAAGTCCCACGCAAATGCATGTGGGTGATAATATTTCATCACTTAAACCTCTCTTGAGCTAGGTGGACACATAcccaagggagagaaaaaaaaaagggcctaaAAGTGGGTAGGAGGGATGACTACTGCACCTCATAGGGAACACCTCAGAAATGTTGCCGGAAGGGAGGAAAGACTTTGGAAGGCTGGAAGGGAAAACACCTGAAAGcacattttttcctttgcttttgtgcTTTCAGAATTTTTCAAGTGTTTTTAAGAACTCACTCACTGAACCGGCATGCTAAGGGTTAAGCAGCCAAGCTCCTGACTGTTCCCCTCCGCCCACATCAGGATACAAAAAGCTGCTCATCCTCCCCACAGCCCCCCTCCAGCATCTCAGGTTCAGGGGTGCGCCTGAACAACTCCAATGAAATAAGCAATAGTAACAAGcaacagtgtttcatttttgatatGGTGTTTTCCTCACCGGGGTCCTGCTCAAAGTTGCTGCCCGTCTCCATGTGGGTAATGATTAAACCCCTAACGTTAATGTAAAGAGCCTTGTTGTTTATGGAAAAGTTAAAGTCACCATGGCATGGCGGGTGGAGGGAAGCCTCGGCGTAAAACGCGGCTATGACTTTAATTTTCCGTCCTTCACCAAGGTTTCCCTGTGCCTAGGCGTGGTATAGTCATTGGTGGGAGAATACAGAGCTAGCATGTGTGTTCCCTGAAGCACTAATTTTGCATTTGGACTGTTTCCAGGGGTTTCTGCAAAAAGCAGCCAGTAAGGCCTTAAAGGTTATGCCTCCTTTAACCTACAGGAGAGGGTCTTGCCTGTAGCAGAACTACAAGTTTGGTTATAAAttagcttttgatttttttagcCTGAATATCTTTTCTTAGGATGAGCTATTGAATTGTAAATGCTCAGCCACATTCCTGAATCTTTCATTTaaagggtgatgaaaaagtttaaatatttagAGAGAAAGGGATTTTAGTTTcctaaaagaagtagaaaaaaattcgGAAGGTTCAACCCACAGTCTTTCAGAGACTTCTTTCAAAGTTCCTGAGAACTCTTACACTATGGCTTTTGGAGCTAGGAATCAGTTGGGTAGGAAGCATGCTGAACTACAGCTAGGAGATCGTGCCTGAGTATATTTTAGCAGAAGAGGGGGCAAGACGAATACGTGTTTTCAGGAAAAGTCCTGGGAAGGTACGATTCCTGGCTTCCCCAACTATGAAAACTGCATTTCTACCCTGACGCTCTACCCACAACCAGACTCCAATGCACCTCCTCCACGGGCCCAAACCACTAACACATCTCTTTTCACATCTTTTCCTAACCATTTCTCTCTAGCACTCCCGGTTCAGAAACAAACACATCCTCCAAAGCCGTAAGCTCTGTTCCCACAAGGTGTTAAATAAATAGACTTTCTCCTCCCTGTTCGAAGTCACTTGTCATTTGTCGCTGTTGAAAACCGTTGATAAGACAGGACAACTAGACGACCACATCAGGGGAGATGGAAGAGGTTTTTTTTGTAAAAGCCCAGGCGGCCGTATTAGGGAGAGATGTGTGAGCAAAGCAGTATTGCTGATGATTCATGGTCACATTTCTCCCCGCTCTGCTTTGTTTGCTTCTGAAATTTATCATTCCTCTGTCTTCCATAGAGCTCCGGAATGTTCACATGTATCACTAGAAttcccatttcctttccttctgtctcATTTAAAATGTTACAGGTAGTAGTCATGTCCCTCCCAACCCATAAAATCCTAACTTTTCCTGCAGAATGATAAGTAGGAGGGGGTAGCTGATAATCACCAAGATTAGGGCGATTCAGGCTAGGGCTTCCAGTAGGTGAAATTGTGTTTCCCTAAAAGATTAACTGGTTACGGAGCAAAAGTCTTTGGAATGCGCCCTCTTGTGGCCGATCATTTCCCATTATTCAGCGAAGAAAGTGTGTAACCCCTAAAGACACCCTCCAGTGAGGGTGAATTCCCAGGCAAGTTCAGAAGACTGGCGTGGGGTAATGGGAGTCAACTCCACCTTGAGACGGCTTTCTTGGGGTGGAGGAAAATAGTCATCCCAGCAAGCTGCCTTCGACCCCTGTTTGGGAACATTTGTGTACATTTCTAACTCAAATCTTCTGTACCTAATTATCTTCCAAGGGAGGAGCTTTATGTGTTGCTTTCAAACCCACATGGCTGGGCTATGTaagcattttctatttcttggtgCTTGATTTGTCTTTCTTCCCCTATCCGTTCTTCAACAAGTGCTATCAATTGCTAACTTCATTACCAGAATCAGAGTATAAATTTGGCCTCCTAGGAGGACTCAAGGATACAGTGTTATTGTACTTTGACCAGCTATTgtcacaaatgaaaaaaaagagagagagaaattaagataGAGCGGTCAAGAAGACCACTGATTTTGACTTCAGTGACAATCATGGTGATAGTTGGCTTGGCCCTACccatctcttcctcctttcctttaagGTGTTAAAGTAAACAGCAAAGGATTCTGTTGCCAGCCTTGCAAAGAATACAGTCACCTCGGTGAGCAATCTGGGGTGACAGACTTGAAAATCATTTTTGTTTGTGGGAATACATGTCAGAGAGCCTGAGGGCAAGGCTTCCGCTGCTTAGTCAATAACAACTCATATCAGCTTTACCAAGATGGGGTGCTTTCCACCTAAGCACAAGGGGACAGACTCAGTTCAACAAGTTCCTGGCACTTGAGTTTTTGGAGTTCCTCAACTGCAGTGGCCATGTCTTGGCCTTATTCAACCATCCTGATGAGCAGAGGCCACAATTAAACAGGAATCCCCAAATGAGGAATCTTGAGGCTGAAGGATGCATCTAGGGGTGAACATCTGTGACATGCATGCAAGTGACAGATGACTGACTGACTGGATTCTATGCTGTACAGAACAgtttctaaagaaaagaaaaatgcatgcCCTTTGCTAACCCCCAGAACTTTGACGTTTGACGTCATTTGAGCATTGCTAAGGTCGAACTGTTCCCAAAGTAACAAGACATTTTCATATATTCACTACAATCATCCCGAAGATAAATCTCTTCCCTGGGTCAGCAAAAGAACAGCAAAATACTCACATGGTACTTACTCTATTTGGAGAGTAGATTGTCCACAGAGCAGTCGTTTTTGTGAAATCATACAAAATCGACTTAAAGTTGAGGCATGAAACTTCTCAAACGAGAAGTTTGAGAACTTCTCAAACTCTCAAACGAGCAAGCGCATCATAAACCTTTTCTAAGAATCCAGCGGCTCGCCCAAAGTCAACTTGTAAACTCAACCAGGAGGACGTTTGCATTACAGACCTTAAACTTTAGTCAACATGTGAGTCAAATGAATCCACCTTTTCAAAAAGTAGCTCAATTTCTTTCAAACTAAacacctaccagaaaagatcttttgAAAAATGACGAGATTTCATATAACTGAGAAAAAGATTGGCACTGAGATGAGGGCCATAAGTAAGGAAGGAGGTAAAAAGTCAAATTCTTTTACTGCAAAATCTCTCAATGCCAAGAGAGTGATTTGCTACACAAGTCAGAGAAGTCAGAAAGTGGGCATATTGCTAGCATCAGGCGTAGAGTTAAAAGTGGCCAAAGGCAGAGGTCTACCTAGTCATATGATGTGGGAAAAGCCAATTGAGGAAGAGCTGCAATTAAGGCCATTCTGTGTGGCAACTGGTATATAGAAACATATATAGGGTCCCTCTGTGGCAGAAGAAGCAGTCCCTAGACCACTGGAATCCATTCCCTGCTCAGGACACCAGGAATGGTTGAGAAAAACTAGGTGGCAACTCAAAAACTCCAACCTGCCGTTTTTCACTCAATAAGCTTCACAAGGTAAAGTCAAAAGTATTATGTCCTTTGCAgctgcatcaaaaaaaaaaaaaaaaaaaaaagctttcagcGAAGGAAGTCAGACGTTCTTGAAAAGAAAGAAGCTTCTGGTGAGACAGCTAAAC
Coding sequences within:
- the INHBA gene encoding inhibin beta A chain gives rise to the protein MPLLWLRGFLLASCWIIVRSSPTPGSEGHSATPDCPSCALATLPKDVPNSQPEMVEAVKKHILNMLHLKKRPDVTQPVPKAALLNAIRKLHVGKVGENGYVEIEDDIGRRAEMNELMEQTSEIITFAESGTARKTLHFEISKEGSDLSVVERAEIWLFLKVPKANRTRTKVTIHLFQQQKHPQGVWDAGEEAEEVGLMGERNEVLISEKVVDARKSTWHIFPVSSCIQRLLDQGKSSLDIRIACDQCHETGASLVLLGKKKKREEEGEGKKRDGEGGAGGDEEKEQSHRPFLMLQARQSEDHPHRRRRRGLECDGKVNICCKKQFFVSFKDIGWNDWIIAPSGYHANYCEGECPSHIAGTSGSSLSFHSTVINHYRMRGHSPFANLKSCCVPTKLRPMSMLYYDDGQNIIKKDIQNMIVEECGCS